The Medicago truncatula cultivar Jemalong A17 chromosome 4, MtrunA17r5.0-ANR, whole genome shotgun sequence genome includes a region encoding these proteins:
- the LOC25480548 gene encoding COP9 signalosome complex subunit 4: MEGAFASASAITDQRQKIEQYKQILSAVISSNDILHARKFIDHMLSDDVPLVVSRQLLQSFAEELGRLAPETQKEIAHYILAQIQPRVVSFEEQVLVIREKLAELYESEEQWSKAAQMLSGIDLDSGMRVIDDTFRLSKCVQIACLYLEDDDAVNAEAFINKASFLVSNSQHEVLNLKYKVCYARILDLKRKFLEAALRYYDISQIEKRQIGDEEINEEALGQALSAAVTCTILAGAGPQRSRVLATLYKDERCSKLKIYPILQKVYLERILRKPEIDAFAEELKPHQKALLPDNFTVLDRAMIEHNLLSASKLYTNISFDELGTLLGIPPPKAEKIASRMIYEDRMKGSIDQVEAIIHFDDDTEELQRWDQQIVGLCQALNDVLDSMGKKGIPVPV, translated from the exons ATGGAGGGTGCTTTTGCAAGCGCTTCAGCGATTACAGACCAAAGACAGAAGATAGAGCAGTATAAACAAATTCTCTCTGCTGTCATTTCATCAAATGACATTCTTCATGCTAGGAAATTCATCGATCACA TGTTATCGGATGATGTTCCTTTAGTAGTGTCGCGTCAGCTTCTACAGAGTTTTGCTGAAGAGTTGGGAAGGTTGGCACCTGAGACACAGAAAGAGATTGCTCATTACATACTTGCTCAGATTCAGCCTCGAGTTGTGTCGTTTGAAGAACAG GTTTTGGTTATTAGAGAGAAATTGGCTGAGCTTTATGAATCTGAGGAGCAATGGTCAAAAGCTGCCCAGATGCTCAGTGGTATTGACCTAGATTCAGGAATGAG ggTAATTGATGATACATTCAGGTTATCAAAGTGTGTTCAAATTGCTTGTTTATACCTTGAG GATGACGATGCTGTAAATGCTGAAGCTTTCATTAATAAAGCATCATTCTTGGTTAGCAATAGCCAGCATGAAGTATTGAATTTGAAGTACAAG gtTTGCTATGCTAGGATCTTAGATCTGAAGAGGAAGTTCTTGGAAGCTGCCTTGCGATATTATGACATATCTCAAATTGAGAAAAGGCAAATAGGGGATGA GGAAATTAATGAGGAAGCGCTTGGGCAAGCTTTATCTGCTGCCGTTACCTGCACAATATTGGCAGGTGCTGGGCCTCAACGTTCCCGTGTTCTTGCCACACTGTACAAG GATGAGCGTTGTTCAAAGTTGAAGATCTATCCCATACTGCAGAAG GTGTATTTGGAAAGAATTCTTCGAAAGCCTGAAATTGATGCTTTTGCAGAAGAATTGAAACCACATCAG AAAGCCCTTCTTCCAGACAATTTCACTGTGCTGGACCGAGCTATGATTGAGCATAATCTTCTGAGTGCAAGCAAGCTTTATACTAATATCAG CTTTGATGAGTTAGGCACACTGTTGGGAATCCCACCTCCCAAG GCTGAGAAGATAGCATCAAGAATGATTTATGAGGATAGGATGAAGGGATCTATCGATCAG GTTGAAGCTATCATACATTTTGATGATGACACTGAAGAGTTGCAAAGATGGGACCAGCAG ATTGTTGGTCTATGTCAAGCTCTAAATGATGTTTTGGATAGCATGGGCAAGAAGGGCATTCCTGTTCCTGTTTGA
- the LOC112418186 gene encoding COP9 signalosome complex subunit 4, which produces MEGAFASASAITDQRQKIEQYKQILSAVISSNDILHARKFIDHMLSDDVPLVVSRQLLQSFAEELGRLAPETQKEIAHYILAQIQPRVVSFEEQVLVIREKLAELYESEEQWSKAAQMLSGIDLDSGMRVIDDTFRLSKCVQIACLYLEDDDAVNDEAFINKASFLVSNSQHEVLNLKYKVCYARILDLKRKFLEAALRYYDISQIEKRQIGDDRHGVPIKTTVSVTVLEEALNGSVTIRQLPLG; this is translated from the exons ATGGAGGGTGCTTTTGCAAGCGCTTCAGCGATTACAGACCAAAGACAGAAGATAGAGCAGTATAAACAAATTCTCTCTGCTGTCATTTCATCAAATGACATTCTTCATGCTAGGAAATTCATCGATCACA TGTTATCGGATGATGTTCCTTTAGTAGTGTCGCGTCAGCTTCTACAGAGTTTTGCTGAAGAGTTGGGAAGGTTGGCACCTGAGACACAGAAAGAGATTGCTCATTACATACTTGCTCAGATTCAGCCTCGAGTTGTGTCGTTTGAAGAACAG GTTTTGGTTATTAGAGAGAAATTGGCCGAGCTTTATGAATCTGAGGAGCAATGGTCAAAAGCTGCCCAGATGCTCAGTGGTATTGACCTAGATTCAGGAATGAG ggTAATTGATGATACATTCAGGTTATCAAAGTGTGTTCAAATTGCTTGTTTATACCTTGAG GATGACGATGCTGTCAATGATGAAGCTTTCATTAATAAAGCATCATTCTTGGTTAGCAATAGCCAGCATGAAGTATTGAATTTGAAGTACAAG gtttGCTATGCTAGGATCTTAGATCTGAAGAGGAAGTTCTTGGAAGCTGCCTTGCGATATTATGACATATCTCAAATTGAGAAAAGGCAAATAGGGGATGA CAGACATGGTGTTCCAATTAAAACAACTGTATCCGTGACTGTTTTGGAAGAGGCACTCAATGGTTCAGTTACAATTCGCCAACTTCCATTGGGATAG